From one Planktothrix agardhii NIES-204 genomic stretch:
- a CDS encoding RNA-binding protein, with protein sequence MSVRLYIGNLPKELERKELQDVFAEEGDTVSAKVITDRKTGKCRGFGFVTVQTDEVADQIVEKYNGVMFRENALKIEKALPRKKGKGDGVGEGENGGEDDQPQQQQQPVQQPIKSSGNMPKSGGSGKNRNKKSKHSSGGQTSTSRTSGDDSFQPDPRWANELEKLKQILAAQAANP encoded by the coding sequence ATGTCCGTTCGTCTTTATATTGGTAATCTTCCTAAAGAATTGGAACGCAAAGAATTACAAGATGTCTTTGCAGAAGAAGGAGATACCGTTTCTGCTAAGGTGATTACCGATCGCAAAACTGGCAAATGTCGGGGTTTTGGATTTGTAACGGTGCAGACTGATGAAGTCGCGGATCAAATTGTTGAGAAATATAATGGGGTAATGTTTAGAGAAAATGCTCTAAAAATAGAGAAAGCATTACCTCGGAAAAAAGGAAAAGGTGACGGTGTTGGTGAGGGTGAAAACGGTGGGGAAGATGATCAGCCCCAACAACAGCAACAGCCAGTTCAACAACCGATTAAATCATCGGGTAATATGCCTAAAAGTGGCGGTAGTGGTAAAAACCGGAATAAAAAATCTAAGCATTCTTCCGGGGGTCAAACTTCTACATCGAGAACTAGCGGTGATGATTCCTTCCAACCCGATCCTCGTTGGGCTAATGAATTAGAAAAACTCAAACAAATTCTAGCTGCCCAAGCCGCCAATCCTTAA